The Desertibacillus haloalkaliphilus region CCTTTTCAACCGTCGCAAACTTATCCATACACACATCATTATCAAGTTCAACAAAACCAAATCGACGTAAAAACTCATTATTATCCATTCGTTCACGCTTTTCTTTGGTGATGTGCTTTTTGGTTTGATAAGACTTGGCATAGTCTTTTGATTGCTCTACCTCATGTTTGGTTTTCAACCGAAGGTAATCCATTTGATGCAAAAATTCGGGCAGGATAAACATCTTATACTGCTTAATATCAACATCGCCAACCTCTGCAAGTTGAAAGATTGGGAGATATTCATTTAACGCATCATTCTCAATAAAACAATCCTCACTGATATCTCGGCATTGACTCTTTACAATTCTTTTCCATTCCCCTGCCATCGTATGATTTGAAGGAATCGTAATCTCGTTCTTTTGACGTCTGACAGGATGACGTTGATCTTTTAACAAGAAGTGTTTGACGACTTGATATTGTAAAAGGTCTTTATTTTCAACCGCAAATTGATCAAGTGCATTATGGATTAACGTTTCAGCAAGTAACGTTTTCATATCATACAAAGCGGTATAACTTATCCCGCTTTTCATTTTCCACTTGACACCGTGAACCTTCGTACCTTTTATTTTACGTTTGCTAAATGTTCCATGAAGCAATGAATAACCAGTATCACTACCTTCATGGTTCCTAACCGTCACTTCTAAAGGTACATGATCACGAACCTCAGATTCTTTAGTCGAATCTGAACAAGAGGCCAGTAATCGAAGGTAATAATCAGCGGTACTCCCCTGATCCTCATATACCTGACAATCGATACGATATTGACCAAATGAAACTTGATGAATAAACGTTTGTAACGACTGCATACTCGGAATCTGTATCTTCCGTTTAATCGCATTCACAAACTTTTGATAAAGTTTTTTCGTATCATCATCTAAACTGACATTCACCTTCACATCAAGTTCAGCAAGTGACAACGAAATCCCTTTCGTTTCATAATGCTTCTTCAACACCTCAGTATCTTTACGAACATTTGTAACTCTTGTCATTCTCAATCGCTCTATCATAATCGAAAGGAAGGGAGAGTCCCTTCGCAATCAATCACGAAGAGAGCTTCCCTCCCTTTCAGTTTATTATTTAATGAGTCTTAACCTATTTTCTATACCTGTAACTAACGGTTTCTCCGACGTGCCTTTTTAAACCTCTCGTACCCATGTTCAATTTCTTAAAGTATTCATTTCACTCTCTCCATTAATCGGTACTTTTCCTCCATCAGTTCCTCAACCCATGCAGCATCAACCTCATCTGTTGCACGCTCAATGGATTGATTAAGTGATCGCAGTTCATTTCGATACGAAAACAATGTTACTCTCTTCTTTTTAAAAAGAAATCGAAACATACTTAACCTCCAATCTATCATCCTATGAATGGATTACAACTCTAAATGATTCATGTCACTCGATAATTCAGACATAAAGTCTTCTAGCGACAAACTATAGAGTTCTTCACCAAACTCATATAAGAATACGCTCTCTTCACAAGGTGTCAGCTCACCAATCACAGAAGGCCCCCAACTCGTTTGAATGGTAACACCTTTATACTTTAGAGCTAACGCTTTGATCTTTTTCTCTCGGCCACTCTCTTGTTTCCGTTGAATCAACTCTGTGAAAATTGGAATAGGATACAAATATTCTGCATTCCCTTCCTTAGCAAGAAACTTGGTTCTGTTTACTTTAATAAATTTAACAGTTTCACCGGTTGATACTTTTATAAGGTCACCAGGTTTCAACGTTTTTAAGTACTCCCGTAATTCTTCAAGAGTACATCGATACCTTTCCACTCCAACCTTATAAAGCTTATTTTTGAGTTTTACAATCATATCTCCATTCTCTTTTAAACCTTTAAATTCGACTAAATGTTCACTCGTTAAAAGGATTTTTTCCCCACCTTTTAAACGTTGAGTCACTTTCATATTCTCATCAATGGATCTTGTATTAAACATACCAGCAACCTCCTAGATCAATTTCATTAATACCAATAAATCTACTTTTAATCCTCGATCTCCATTTCTATCATGATCAATTCATAGACTTTCTCGCCAACTACGTTCCTTGTAACCCTTTTAAAATTCGATAAATATATATGTTCATCGATCATCGAATGTAGACATCCATCATCACATTTGGGTATATCTGACATGCCTAATAAATAATCTGTAGAAACGCCAAAAATGTTAGATAACTTTACGGCGATATCAGCACTCAAATTCCTCTTACCTTTTTCCAAGTCATAATAATATTGAAGTGAAACACCTAACTTTTCAGCGATTAGAGTAGCCTTCAACCGATTGGACTTTCGTGATTCTCTGATTCGGTTATACTTTGTGACCGTACCTCTTCTGTTAACCAAAATAATCCTCCTTATAATCAATCAAACCGTTAATACGCTCGCTCAAACTTAGCAAATTCACCTTTAAACCGTTCAAAGTTATCAAAGTAAATGAAATTTCTCCCAAATGTATAAACTTCCTTTCTCTTAACGAGTAAAGGCAAGTCAAGTAAAGGCTGATCACCCCAACAAACGGTTAAATCTTCTATTGCTGTCTGATCATACTCCATCAGCAGTTCGTTAAGAGCAACCTCATCCATCATAGAAACCGTCACTTGATCACATTTATAAAACATTTTCGTCTCATCATGCCGCTTGAACACCTCATATTCTTGGTGTCGATTCGGATCATCAGATAACGAAATATTTAGTAATAAGAGTGACCCAACCTCAAAATACTGATATGGAATAAACGTACGATTTACTAAGTACTTTGCTAAACCTTTAATTGTCATATTCATTAGAAAAACCCCTCTCTTTTAACTAAAAAAGAGAACCCCATGTGTTGCATGGTTGCACCACAATCAGCCCTCTTTTTAATCCTTAAAATCTCTTATTAAGCCTTTAAATCAACGTATCAACTTCTCAAAAAGGCAAATCAGCATCACCAATGTCAATCGGTCCACCACTATTAGCAAATGGATCGTGATTGCCGCTTGGACTCAGACCACCTTGATTATTATTACCATGCTGTCCGTTACTTCCTTTTGGTTCAAGGAATTGTACACTTTCAGCAACCACCTCGACAACAAACACTCGACGCCCTTCATTATTTTCATAAGAACGCGTCTGGATTCGACCGTCTACACCTGCTAAATTTCCTTTTTTAAGGAATTGAGCAGCATTTTCAGCTTGTTTACGCCATACTACAATTTGAATAAAATCAGCATCACGTTCACCCTGCTGATTCGAAAATGGACGGTTTACAGCTAATACGAAATTAGCAACAGCAACCCCGTTTGGTGTGTATTTCAGCTCTGGGTCTTTCGTCAATCTACCTACTAAACAAACACGATTAATCATTTAAAGCATCCTCTCTAATATAGTTAATAAAAATAACCACTACATAAGCTACATTAGCCTACATACTGGTTTCCTCTCAAAAACATAATCCTTACATACTCTCGTAGATTACCTTAAGTCGAAAAAATCGAGAAACTGCTCTTTTACACGAGTCGCAAAAGGCTTTTTGTGATCCTCTGACGTCCCCATATAATAGATATCTTCATCTCGAAATTTCCAAATAATCGTTGATTCTTTTCCATACTCTTTTTTCATACAATCGATAAATCGATCAACTTCCTTAATGGCTTTTGTTCGATCTTTCGTTTTACAATCAAAATAGACTGTTTCACCTTTTGACCCAATTGTAATTTCAGCAAATTTCCTTCTAGCAAATTTCCCCTCAATTAATAATGACTTTACCTCTTGTTTTAAAGCACTCATCACACATACACCCTTTCCAAAAAGATTTTTTGAACGCAAAAAAGGCCCCTTGGAAAGATTCTTTAAAGAAAAAGACATACTTGTAGTAGGTCTAAAAATTCTTTAAAAAAATCAGTCCAAGAGACCGCACTGCTCCAATAAAATGCTGCAAACTCGATAATGAGTCGCAAAAATAAAGTAAATAAGTTAAGTAAATATAATTAAATTATACCATAGTTTTCTTTTTGCTTTCAATCAAAAAAAGGGGGTAATGAACACCCCCCATTCGTATCTATTCCATTCCCTTATGAGTTGCAATATAGCTTAAAAATAACGCTTTTAGCTGTTTTTCGGATAATCGATCAAGAAGTGTGAAGATTTGATAATCACTGTCTGCACAATTTATCTTTCGAATGAGTTTAGACATATTGGGCATCAATACAACCCCCTTGACCAAGTAAATCCTTTTTCACTCTCTCATAGGCTTCTCGTTGTTGTCGGTTCAATGGACTTGTTAGGTCACAGCTGTTACGCATTGTGTGCAATAACATTTCCTTAACTTGTTAGGTCACAGCTGTTACGCATTGTGTGCAATAACATTTCCTTAAACTCATCATCCTCATAACGATCAGCTAGTTGACACAACGTATTAATAACCTCACTATTAAAACACACGGCAATTTCCTCTGTATATAAAGCTCTCATTAGATCATCCTCCGTTTTTATCTATTAAATCACTTTCGGAAGTTCGACGAACCGAATTTCACCATGTTCATTTTGCTGATAGACATCTTTCGATCCTTTCTCAAACGATAACACTTTAACATCTTTCCATCGCCTTCTATTGAAGTCAAATAAAACCAAGAGTGTCGATAACGCTGTGAAAGCTTTGCTAGTCTCACCCAATCTTCATATGTAAACCCGTCTAACAACCACTCATAGGGACGTTTTTGAATATTGGTTGGTGTCACTAAACATTGATGGATGTAATCAATTTCTCCACGCTCTATTTCTTTTTCAGCTAACTCTCTTAAACAATCTGATAATCTCATATCGATTCAACCACACTTTCATAGCGTTTTCGTATAGCTACCCCAGCCAAATGTTCATCACTAGGGAGAACCGCTTCAACTCGTTCTGTTTTCAAAATGGTTGGAGGAATATATTCGTTTTCCAGGATAGAAAGATACGATTCTTCCCCCTGCAACAGCTGAATAATCGTCACTTGACCAGCTGCAATACATTCACCGTCTTTGAAAACTGAATCCTCTGAAACGGTATACTTTGAACGTTTCGTATAAAAATCAATATAATTGCCTCTCATATCGCCATATCCTCCTCTTCAACAAATGAAAAAAGATCATGATGGTTCACTGGAGGGTGTATCTCATCCCGAACACTCATGATCTCATGTAAACTCTTATTTAAATTCAATGATTTTCGACGAACAGAGCGAACTTGCATGTTCACACATTCATCCAAAACAACAATCCCAACTGAACCTGAAGAATAAATGCCACGTGCATCGACTTGACGATACCCTTTAGCTATTAATTCTTTGTTCCAGTTCATCTGACTACAATCCTCTACGTCTAGGTCATATTCAATCGCTTGTACATGCGGTTGTAGGTGACCAAACGTTGTTTCAAAGAAATATGCCCCACTCTCTATCGACATATCAAAACAAATACGATAACCATAATTCCGAACTCGATGATCTTGATATTTAAATGGTTGAATTCGAAACACATGCCCATCTACATTTAATTCCAATCCCTCTTTTTTTACTTGAAACCCTAATCCGCGAACACTCTCGGCAACCTCACTTGGAGATCGATCAATCATAACTGTTAATGTAAACACTACATACACTCCCTTTCTAAAACGTTTAAACACACTCTCTCAATCAAAACCTTTTGATTCTTAGCCCTCTACAAACACTCACCTCCAAAAAGGTATAAAAAAAACCTTTTGAGTTAGATTCCAATCAATAGACAGACATACGTTTGGACAAACGTGTTGTAGGTTCTATTGACTAATCTAAACCCAAAAGGTTTTACTTCTCGAATAAATGCTGCGAACTCAGGAATGAGTTGCAAAATAAAAAAGAAAAAAGTTAATGTAATCTACCAAAAGTATACAAAAACTTTCCCCTTTTCACAACTATATTATATGATTTTGTTTATTTTTAAAAAGGTCTAATTCCTCTACCTCATCTATTTCAAATAAGTTTGTGTTATCTTTTATAAGACTATTAAATGTCGTTAAGTTTATTCTAGCAGTACATTGGATATGCTTTTTATTTTTAACTTCTTCCCATACATTTGGTGATAAATATGATGAAGAATATTCCTTTGTATTAGACATTTTAATATCCATATTTCTATTAGAGCTTTCCTCATTTTTCGTAAGACGCTCTACCGTTAATGTTCTTACTTCTAATACCGTTTCCTCATCTAAGTATACATATGATTTATCATAGAAATAATTCATTTCCATTTTCATAAACAGTACTCTCTCCCTAATTTTCATAGCCATCGTCCCCTTATATAAATAATCTGTTCGTAAAATCTAAATTATCTAAAATAAGGGTAACAAACACATATGATAAAATGATGATATATACACTTTAATTTAACATTTAGGACAAATTGGTCAGTTAGGTATATGACATAATTAACATGATAAATATTTCAATAAACGACGATCTTACTCCTTACATTTAATAACAATGATATCATTTATTAATTTAAATTGACTAGACCTAATTTTATAGTAAACAACACAAAAAACAAGCCATTCTGCTACGACTTGTTTTTTTGTGTGTTGTTTACACGACTTCTAATATTTACGATGATAATCAAACGCCTCATAAATACTACCAATGATTAGTATTTGATCATCATCAAATCTAACTTGTTCATTAATATGACCATCCTCTTGCACTTCTTCATAGGTAACTTCAAATTGAAAATCAACAGTCGAACCTGTCTTGAAACGCCTCATAGGATCAGTCATCCACTCTTCATAAAATTCTCCCACAAATGTATTTGAACTCCCTACCCGTGTAAGAGGTATTGGATCTCGTTGATTATCACCTGTATCAGAAATATTATGGCCTATAGAAATAGTGTTACCATCTTTTCTTTCTCCTGTAAAACGAACAAGAACCTGCTCTATTCCTCCATCCTCATACACAGGATAATCATCGATCTCAGCTTTAAATATGAATTTTTCTCCAGAATAGAATTCATACTCTGGGCAAGGTCCATCGGCACATTCTCGTTCGGCATGTATTTCACTCCAACGTTCAGTATGATTTACATAGCCTAATATAGTTAGATCTATGATTTCTACTATTGAAGTTGAAACATCACTTTCCTGACCATCAGAAACATATTGTGTAATCTCATAAAAACCTACTTCATCAGCAATAAAGTTACGAACAAAATTTTGAGTTGACCCTGGTTGATAATAAATATAATCTCCATCTATTTCATCGATTGGATCATGATAACCTCTAGGTATCGAAACTACCTCTCCGGAAGGAGTTATTATTTCATAATTAATTTCTAAGGTATCACCATTTGGATCATAAGCTAAAGAGGTTAAAGGTACACTTTCACCAACCACATGTGGACTTTTATGGATGAATCCTGCTGTAGGTGGTAAGTTGGGCAACTCAGTTACGATTTTTAACTTTTCCCTATGCGTATCAAACGCGCCTTGAAAATCTTCAACCATAAGTTCAATCTCGTATTCTCCATTTTCCGATAGATCATCTAGTGTTGGCTGCGCCTGACCAGTCGATTCCCAATTCCCTCCAACTTCTCTATATCTCCAATTCTTTTCCATAATTCCTCGTTGTCCTTGAGAATATGCATCTAAATCATAGGAGTTATCAATAATCATTAATTCATAGCTGCCATCATCTTGTTCTATCAAATACGGTTCAAAGTCAGCTACAGGAGGTCGATGTGCGTAGACAACTGCATTATCTGCGATATTTGACCATTTACGGTATTGATCAAATCCAGAAGCTGAGTCCATACCAGGAGCTGGATCATCTTTTGCCTGATAGTTTAGTGTATATTTACCCACTTCATTAAAATAAGGTAACATACTGTCCATCCAAGTATCCCTTTGTTCATGAGGTCCTGTAGGATTTTCATAGTAATTTTGGTCATGTTCAAAACGAAAACGTTCATCAAATTTAGGGTCACCTTCATTATCTTCATATTCTGTTGAAACAGAAAACTCTTCCTCAAGCAAAAGAGTAATTTCACCAAAATCTTGGCTTTTAATCATCTGATCGATTATCATATCAGCTAATTGATTTAGTGCCGTATCGATATTACTATTATCGATAAAAGATCCATCATTATTAGTACTAGTAATAAACTCTTCAATTTGAGCTTCATTATTGGGAGTACCCAAACCAAAAAAAGTGACATTATTATAATCTAGTTCTTTTATTAAAGCGTTATAATTGTCATCACCAGGAGTAAAATCCTTTTTTTCATTATCGGCTATTACAACAGCATACCGACCATCTTTGTTCATATCCCAATCTACAGAATTGATAATTTTAGCAATTGAAGATGTATTAATTTGAAATTCAACCGTCTTTACTTGTTCATTCCCGACTTTATCTTTTGCTGTTACCTCCAATGTATGATCACCATCAACATCCACTTCTGTTCCCGAAGCAATAGTTTGTCCATTTAAAGTC contains the following coding sequences:
- the ssb gene encoding single-stranded DNA-binding protein codes for the protein MINRVCLVGRLTKDPELKYTPNGVAVANFVLAVNRPFSNQQGERDADFIQIVVWRKQAENAAQFLKKGNLAGVDGRIQTRSYENNEGRRVFVVEVVAESVQFLEPKGSNGQHGNNNQGGLSPSGNHDPFANSGGPIDIGDADLPF
- a CDS encoding helix-turn-helix domain-containing protein → MVNRRGTVTKYNRIRESRKSNRLKATLIAEKLGVSLQYYYDLEKGKRNLSADIAVKLSNIFGVSTDYLLGMSDIPKCDDGCLHSMIDEHIYLSNFKRVTRNVVGEKVYELIMIEMEIED
- a CDS encoding DUF6018 family natural product bioysynthesis protein — protein: MSFSLKNLSKGPFLRSKNLFGKGVCVMSALKQEVKSLLIEGKFARRKFAEITIGSKGETVYFDCKTKDRTKAIKEVDRFIDCMKKEYGKESTIIWKFRDEDIYYMGTSEDHKKPFATRVKEQFLDFFDLR